The following proteins are co-located in the Ancylothrix sp. D3o genome:
- a CDS encoding YcxB family protein — protein MENINIKTKEYNITEKQFFKIISSLYYKRSKINLIIWGLLFVVNLVPLFTQPLSSALPGLMIWVIFFAILYGLTPLLAYKTAAQNKFVFQKTRVEIDIDFFTFFYDDGSLFKYRVSNFHKAENVREFYFLYVTKASIYYIPKAAFYTEADLQLFELMLKSKKLLA, from the coding sequence ATGGAAAACATAAATATCAAAACCAAAGAATATAACATCACAGAAAAACAATTTTTCAAAATTATATCTAGTTTGTATTACAAACGCAGCAAAATCAACCTAATTATATGGGGTTTGCTGTTTGTCGTAAATTTAGTGCCATTATTCACCCAACCTTTATCATCTGCTCTCCCAGGATTAATGATTTGGGTAATATTTTTTGCAATTCTTTATGGACTTACGCCATTATTAGCCTATAAAACAGCAGCCCAAAACAAATTTGTCTTTCAAAAAACCAGAGTAGAAATAGACATTGATTTTTTTACATTTTTCTACGATGACGGAAGCTTATTCAAGTACAGAGTATCCAACTTTCATAAAGCGGAAAATGTAAGAGAATTTTACTTTTTATACGTCACCAAAGCATCCATTTATTATATCCCCAAAGCCGCCTTTTATACAGAAGCCGATCTCCAACTCTTTGAACTAATGTTAAAAAGCAAAAAACTCCTCGCCTAA
- a CDS encoding cupin domain-containing protein encodes MEAESCVIPVVKSPKDYQVFRISPHDTNRLAIVFEPSSANMSVTFCVEIFDVGGKTPPNRHQYAVEMFFILKGEGRAHCDGKSVSIRAGDSILVPPTGIHVIENIGNTRLYALCVMVPNEDFAELIHSGEPVELDEEDLAVLCQTTPKTFAVGI; translated from the coding sequence ATGGAAGCTGAAAGCTGCGTAATTCCCGTTGTAAAATCACCCAAAGATTATCAAGTTTTTCGCATCAGCCCCCACGACACAAACCGGCTGGCAATTGTATTTGAGCCTTCCAGCGCAAATATGTCTGTAACATTTTGTGTCGAAATTTTTGATGTCGGCGGAAAAACCCCCCCAAACCGGCATCAATACGCCGTCGAAATGTTTTTTATCCTCAAAGGAGAAGGGCGAGCACATTGTGATGGAAAAAGCGTTTCTATACGCGCAGGAGACAGCATTTTAGTACCACCCACCGGCATTCATGTTATCGAAAATATCGGCAATACAAGACTTTATGCCTTGTGTGTAATGGTACCAAACGAAGACTTTGCAGAATTAATTCATAGCGGTGAGCCGGTGGAATTAGACGAAGAAGATTTAGCCGTCTTATGTCAAACAACCCCCAAAACCTTCGCCGTTGGAATTTAG
- a CDS encoding cysteine hydrolase family protein, translated as MEHTLGNPPNAWKVDEKTADLTRPPLPPKPITLLTETKTLHLDLTKTAILVIDMQNDFCHADGWLAHIGVDISPARTPIQPLQKLLPSLREAGIPIIWLNWGNRPDLLNISPATLHVYNPTGTAIGLGNPLPSNGAKVLEAGSWAAAVVDELEPNPQDIRVDKYRMSGFWDTPLDSILRNLGKTTLFFAGVNADQCVMATLQDANFLGYDCLLVKDCTATTSPEFCWQATLYNVKQCFGFVTDSQAIFEAMQ; from the coding sequence ATGGAACATACCCTTGGAAACCCCCCCAACGCCTGGAAAGTCGATGAAAAAACCGCCGATCTCACCCGCCCCCCACTACCCCCAAAACCCATCACCTTACTAACAGAAACCAAAACCCTACACCTAGACTTAACCAAAACCGCCATCTTAGTAATAGATATGCAAAACGATTTCTGTCACGCCGATGGCTGGTTAGCCCATATAGGCGTAGACATTTCACCCGCCCGCACCCCCATCCAACCCTTGCAAAAGCTCCTCCCCAGCCTGCGAGAAGCCGGCATCCCCATCATTTGGCTTAACTGGGGTAATCGACCGGATCTCTTAAACATCAGCCCCGCCACCCTCCACGTTTATAACCCCACAGGCACCGCTATCGGACTCGGCAACCCCTTACCCAGCAACGGCGCAAAAGTTTTAGAAGCAGGCAGTTGGGCAGCCGCAGTCGTAGACGAACTCGAACCAAACCCCCAAGACATCCGAGTGGATAAATATCGTATGAGCGGATTTTGGGACACCCCCCTGGATAGCATTTTGCGAAACTTAGGAAAAACCACCTTATTTTTTGCCGGAGTCAATGCCGATCAATGCGTCATGGCAACCCTCCAAGACGCCAATTTTTTAGGCTATGATTGCCTTCTAGTAAAAGATTGCACCGCCACAACATCCCCTGAATTTTGCTGGCAAGCAACCCTCTACAACGTTAAGCAATGTTTCGGTTTCGTCACCGACTCCCAAGCCATTTTTGAAGCAATGCAATAA
- the tyrA gene encoding bifunctional chorismate mutase/prephenate dehydrogenase: MTHTTLEQIDLQLIKLLGERISLLAHSTKNPSLKEQISALKPLLKEAGVPEFIWENLITTCAAATVAAAAIPSSNVIARNVTIIGGRGMMGQFFSQQLTAAGHHVKSLGSKDWERADTLLKEADLVLVCVPIERTIDIIQKTASYISKSTVLADITSIKTPFLKAMLEAHSGPVVGLHPMFGPGVNSFLSQTVVACPGRDQEAFQWLLDFIKNEGSKLIVCSAEDHDQMMVAVQAIRHFSTFSLGVFLAGEKFDIARSLEFSSPIYRLGIDMVSRLFAQDASLYVDIMLATDERCLAINNLANTIARLAELVIEKNRAGLLEEFEKTSAVFGEETERALRESNHVINALSTLLAARKAEENWQGS; the protein is encoded by the coding sequence ATGACCCACACAACACTTGAACAAATCGATTTGCAATTAATCAAACTTTTGGGCGAAAGAATTTCTTTGTTGGCCCACTCTACAAAAAACCCAAGTTTAAAGGAACAAATATCGGCTTTAAAACCATTACTAAAAGAGGCGGGTGTCCCAGAGTTTATATGGGAAAATTTGATTACAACCTGTGCAGCTGCGACTGTTGCTGCTGCTGCTATACCAAGCTCGAATGTAATAGCCCGAAATGTTACGATCATTGGTGGGCGGGGCATGATGGGTCAATTTTTCAGTCAACAACTAACCGCTGCTGGTCATCATGTAAAAAGTTTGGGAAGTAAGGACTGGGAACGGGCAGATACTCTGTTAAAAGAGGCAGATTTGGTTTTAGTATGTGTTCCCATTGAACGAACAATTGATATTATCCAAAAAACGGCATCCTATATTTCTAAAAGTACAGTTTTGGCCGATATTACTAGCATTAAAACTCCTTTTTTAAAGGCTATGTTAGAGGCTCATTCTGGGCCGGTGGTTGGTCTTCATCCGATGTTTGGGCCGGGGGTTAATTCGTTTTTATCCCAAACGGTCGTGGCTTGTCCTGGTCGAGACCAAGAGGCGTTTCAATGGCTTTTAGATTTTATTAAAAATGAAGGAAGTAAGTTGATTGTTTGTAGTGCGGAGGATCACGATCAAATGATGGTTGCAGTGCAAGCAATTCGGCATTTTTCCACATTTAGTTTAGGTGTATTTTTGGCAGGAGAAAAGTTTGATATTGCTCGAAGCTTGGAGTTTTCAAGCCCAATTTATCGTTTAGGGATTGATATGGTAAGCCGACTTTTTGCTCAGGATGCTTCGCTGTATGTCGATATTATGTTGGCGACGGATGAGCGGTGTTTAGCGATTAATAATTTGGCCAATACTATTGCTCGACTTGCGGAATTAGTTATTGAAAAAAATCGCGCTGGGTTGCTAGAAGAATTTGAGAAAACCAGCGCTGTTTTTGGCGAAGAAACAGAGAGAGCGTTGCGGGAAAGTAATCATGTTATTAATGCTTTGAGTACCTTATTAGCTGCCCGCAAAGCTGAGGAAAACTGGCAAGGAAGTTAG
- a CDS encoding sulfotransferase: MIAQMDNLYIKTRPTKAITRLLSYSLFEGRPVTTKGQWINPLVFTLFALEKRIPQLKKIEKPIFIIGTGRSGTTILGIVLSMHREVGFLNEPKALWHAIYPDEDLVGSYSREEAHYRLTEADVTPEIRLNAHRLFGAYLTAVGSKRVVDKYPELIFRTSFVSGIFPDAKFIFLVRNGWDTCRSIQTWSKRLGVQSQGELHDWWGVNNRKWDLLVKQVIAQDPEFQNVASEIANFTEHTDMAAVEWVVTMREGMQLMKQNPGNLYMLRYEDLASSPKTSLKELLEFCELPSDDTFLDYACQTLSPAPAKKSFPLNPAILPLFEKTMQELDYTI; the protein is encoded by the coding sequence ATGATTGCTCAAATGGACAATTTGTACATCAAAACTCGCCCGACAAAAGCAATTACCCGGTTGCTTAGCTATAGCTTATTTGAAGGCCGGCCTGTCACTACAAAAGGTCAATGGATAAATCCTTTAGTATTCACCTTATTTGCCCTGGAAAAACGCATTCCCCAACTCAAAAAAATTGAAAAACCGATTTTTATTATTGGGACTGGACGCAGTGGTACAACAATTTTAGGAATCGTGCTTTCCATGCACCGAGAAGTTGGTTTTCTTAATGAACCAAAAGCACTTTGGCACGCCATTTACCCCGATGAAGATTTAGTGGGAAGTTACAGTCGGGAAGAGGCCCATTACCGTCTGACAGAAGCTGATGTAACCCCAGAAATTCGCCTCAACGCTCATCGCCTTTTTGGTGCTTATCTCACCGCTGTCGGCTCAAAACGAGTCGTCGATAAATACCCCGAATTAATCTTTCGTACCTCCTTTGTAAGCGGCATTTTTCCCGATGCCAAATTTATCTTTTTAGTTCGCAATGGATGGGATACTTGCCGGTCAATTCAAACTTGGTCAAAACGCCTAGGCGTTCAATCTCAGGGGGAGCTCCATGACTGGTGGGGAGTCAATAATCGTAAATGGGACTTACTTGTAAAACAAGTCATTGCTCAAGATCCAGAATTTCAAAACGTTGCTTCAGAAATTGCTAATTTTACCGAACACACCGACATGGCAGCCGTTGAGTGGGTAGTAACCATGCGAGAAGGAATGCAATTAATGAAACAAAATCCTGGCAACCTTTATATGCTCCGTTATGAAGACCTTGCCTCGTCTCCCAAAACCAGCTTAAAAGAACTGCTGGAATTTTGCGAATTGCCTTCCGACGATACGTTTTTAGACTATGCGTGTCAAACCCTCTCACCGGCACCGGCCAAAAAAAGCTTCCCCCTCAACCCCGCCATTCTTCCCCTCTTTGAAAAAACCATGCAAGAGTTAGATTATACGATCTAA
- a CDS encoding sulfotransferase — MYERKRRLIFVVGNSRSGTTMMGRIMGKHPQVFTFDELHFFEQLWAPEDRDRTVENNKAEQLASRLLCIQRDGYLRQGDSSRFLPEAKELLTATGAKDLTSADIFDAFLYWEAAKYNKTIPCDQTPRNVFYIGEILELYPEARIINMIRDPRDVLLSQKRKWMRRFLGAKNIPLQEAFRARMNYHPITITKLWNASIRSAKKFADDPRVFSIRFEDLLSDPDSIVQKVCEFIEIPFDKNLLEVPQVGSSSGLDKPEEKGINKERAGSWQKGGLTSTEIFLCQWVAKTTMEKHGYEPMAINPNPLTVGSSVISLPVQIALALLLNLKRMRNITETIRRRLT, encoded by the coding sequence ATGTATGAACGAAAACGTCGGCTGATTTTTGTAGTCGGCAACAGTCGCAGCGGTACAACCATGATGGGGCGCATCATGGGGAAACATCCGCAAGTTTTTACGTTTGATGAACTGCATTTTTTTGAGCAGTTATGGGCGCCGGAAGATCGAGATCGTACCGTTGAAAACAACAAAGCAGAACAACTAGCATCTCGCTTGCTTTGTATTCAAAGAGATGGCTATTTACGGCAAGGAGATTCTAGCCGATTTTTACCAGAAGCTAAAGAATTACTAACGGCAACTGGGGCTAAAGACCTAACTTCAGCAGACATATTTGATGCTTTCTTATATTGGGAAGCAGCGAAATACAATAAAACGATTCCTTGTGACCAAACCCCAAGAAATGTTTTTTATATTGGGGAAATTTTGGAGTTATATCCCGAAGCGCGAATTATTAACATGATTCGAGATCCCCGTGATGTCTTGTTATCGCAAAAGCGTAAGTGGATGCGGCGGTTTTTGGGAGCAAAAAATATTCCATTGCAAGAGGCATTTCGAGCGAGGATGAATTATCATCCCATTACCATTACTAAACTTTGGAATGCCTCGATCCGTTCTGCTAAAAAATTTGCCGATGATCCCCGCGTCTTTTCCATTCGTTTTGAAGATTTGCTAAGCGATCCCGATAGCATTGTTCAAAAAGTTTGCGAATTTATTGAAATTCCCTTTGATAAAAATTTGTTGGAAGTTCCACAGGTGGGTTCTTCCAGCGGACTTGACAAACCTGAAGAAAAAGGTATCAACAAAGAAAGAGCCGGTAGCTGGCAAAAAGGTGGTTTAACTTCCACAGAAATTTTTTTATGCCAGTGGGTTGCAAAAACTACAATGGAAAAGCACGGTTATGAGCCGATGGCTATTAATCCCAACCCTCTAACGGTGGGTTCTAGCGTAATTTCTTTGCCGGTGCAAATTGCCTTGGCATTACTGCTAAACCTTAAACGGATGCGGAATATTACAGAAACAATCAGGAGACGTTTAACATGA
- a CDS encoding glycosyltransferase, with the protein MTVALIAHYLGPRLGIGQYLERLLPPLIEQLIGLNIPVKIFASPNAFDKTPALQKLENYTKIVPFLDYSPSKRYAWVATSFSTYCNKENVKTVVWLSNPIVLPWHPPTLAVIHDVNEWKNANKYGDRLKTALRSAIYLDASIRFSRKIIAVSKATEKDLLHFRPQSNLKEKLKAIPNGADSPLVNLKSVPVQMPSGPFLLSVGRIDPVAKRLPEAVALVSALRESSGEGWELHLVGGMNTTTQSAGEAFLKSIESLPWVTYHGHIPDNELAEWYRKASAIVFLSDQEGFGFPIAEAASFGRWVVVSQSNEAGIEAGGQAIIPVDSQKPKAGAALLLQQLQKPNSPVANQNLLTWEATAKAYAEEISGMLK; encoded by the coding sequence ATGACAGTTGCTTTAATCGCGCATTATCTAGGACCACGTTTAGGAATTGGCCAATATCTGGAAAGATTATTGCCACCTTTAATCGAGCAATTGATCGGCCTAAATATTCCGGTAAAAATATTTGCTTCACCCAACGCATTTGACAAAACTCCGGCCTTACAAAAGTTAGAGAATTACACAAAAATTGTGCCGTTTCTTGATTACTCACCAAGCAAGCGCTACGCTTGGGTGGCGACAAGTTTCAGCACTTATTGTAACAAAGAAAACGTCAAAACAGTTGTTTGGTTATCTAATCCTATTGTACTGCCTTGGCATCCCCCTACCCTTGCGGTTATTCACGATGTTAACGAATGGAAAAACGCTAATAAATATGGAGATCGCCTAAAAACTGCCTTACGATCTGCGATTTATCTTGATGCTTCGATTCGGTTTAGTCGAAAAATTATTGCGGTTAGCAAAGCCACAGAAAAAGATTTATTACATTTTCGTCCTCAATCAAATTTAAAAGAGAAATTAAAAGCAATTCCCAATGGTGCAGACTCGCCGTTGGTGAATTTAAAATCCGTGCCGGTGCAGATGCCGAGCGGCCCCTTTTTGTTATCGGTTGGACGCATTGATCCTGTGGCTAAACGTCTTCCTGAAGCCGTTGCTTTAGTCTCAGCATTGCGAGAGAGCAGTGGAGAAGGTTGGGAATTACATCTAGTCGGAGGAATGAATACCACAACTCAATCTGCGGGTGAGGCATTTTTGAAATCAATTGAATCATTACCTTGGGTAACTTATCACGGTCATATTCCAGATAACGAATTAGCCGAATGGTATCGCAAAGCCTCCGCAATTGTATTTTTATCTGATCAGGAAGGCTTTGGTTTTCCCATTGCAGAAGCGGCATCTTTTGGCCGTTGGGTGGTCGTTAGTCAAAGCAACGAAGCCGGAATAGAAGCTGGTGGACAGGCAATTATTCCGGTAGATTCCCAAAAGCCTAAAGCTGGTGCGGCGCTGCTGTTACAACAATTACAAAAGCCAAATTCTCCTGTCGCTAATCAAAATTTGCTAACCTGGGAAGCTACAGCAAAAGCTTATGCTGAGGAAATTTCTGGGATGCTAAAATAA
- the murJ gene encoding murein biosynthesis integral membrane protein MurJ: MKNRLVKLLRSPTLKVMILTFVGMLLGLLADILIAAKLGTSITADALIIGLSLPRISDIVWREGTRFSLVPLFLEYKVKANEQEYNRFVSGIVNLSLVVGLVIALVLAIFAPIIVIALAPGFSSEGRREAAFLLQASAPMALFAPPIAVLSVVLNSQKRFSVVALRNAAAPAVVVAAIAFAWNFNNISLWVALAYSVGFGAFFVMVFIDAFKAGHQHQWKAWVSKEDLSGLWEAGFLPTFGFILRQAANLIRSQLLPSLVGVGGVSMLYFAMRVVSAAQTLLGISIATTSLPAMTEDDLAGKKSRLGSALRRNLKSALLITVPATLFIALFNQQIIEGLYGRGSFGEASIQQTSDVFLWFGMGLVFACIIPLLEGGLYAQRKYLLLFYTMVSMSFVGVFMSWLFLQWQGLAGIAMGASLMLVINVGVILYFLEKTGVSLFAKFNAK; the protein is encoded by the coding sequence ATGAAAAATCGGCTGGTTAAATTGTTGAGATCGCCAACCCTGAAAGTAATGATATTAACCTTTGTGGGGATGTTGTTGGGGTTGCTTGCTGATATTTTGATTGCGGCAAAACTTGGTACTAGCATAACTGCTGATGCTTTAATAATTGGTTTGAGCTTGCCTCGCATTAGCGATATTGTTTGGCGTGAGGGAACTCGTTTTAGCTTAGTGCCGCTATTTTTGGAGTACAAAGTTAAGGCTAACGAACAAGAATATAATCGCTTTGTTAGTGGAATTGTAAATTTATCGTTGGTGGTTGGTTTAGTTATAGCTTTGGTGTTAGCAATTTTCGCCCCAATCATTGTCATTGCCCTTGCGCCCGGATTTTCAAGTGAAGGTAGAAGGGAAGCTGCTTTTTTACTACAAGCCTCAGCCCCTATGGCGCTTTTTGCACCACCTATCGCGGTTTTAAGTGTGGTTTTAAATAGCCAAAAACGCTTTAGTGTGGTAGCTTTGAGAAATGCAGCTGCACCGGCAGTTGTAGTCGCTGCTATCGCTTTTGCATGGAATTTTAATAACATTTCCCTCTGGGTTGCTTTGGCTTATAGTGTTGGGTTTGGTGCTTTTTTCGTGATGGTGTTTATTGATGCCTTCAAAGCCGGTCATCAACATCAATGGAAAGCTTGGGTTTCTAAAGAAGATTTATCCGGTTTGTGGGAAGCAGGCTTTTTACCTACGTTCGGTTTTATTCTCAGACAAGCGGCTAATTTAATTCGCAGTCAATTATTACCATCTTTGGTGGGCGTTGGCGGAGTTTCGATGTTATATTTTGCGATGAGAGTTGTTTCTGCTGCTCAAACTTTGTTAGGGATAAGTATTGCTACCACCAGTCTGCCGGCAATGACAGAAGATGACCTGGCCGGTAAAAAATCTCGTTTGGGTTCTGCGTTACGGCGGAATCTTAAATCAGCTTTATTAATAACAGTGCCCGCCACCCTCTTTATCGCCTTATTCAATCAGCAAATTATTGAAGGATTGTATGGACGTGGTTCCTTCGGAGAAGCTTCTATACAGCAAACTTCCGATGTATTTTTGTGGTTCGGGATGGGGTTAGTATTTGCTTGTATAATTCCGTTATTGGAGGGCGGGCTGTATGCTCAAAGAAAGTATCTTTTATTGTTTTACACAATGGTGTCTATGTCGTTTGTCGGGGTGTTTATGAGTTGGTTGTTTTTGCAATGGCAAGGTTTGGCTGGCATTGCAATGGGTGCCAGTTTAATGTTGGTTATTAATGTGGGCGTGATTCTGTATTTTTTAGAAAAGACCGGCGTTTCTTTGTTTGCCAAATTTAATGCAAAATAA
- a CDS encoding amino acid adenylation domain-containing protein has product MTATTPKTSAAEYWKQQLTGPLPVLQLPTDRPRTASQTYQSATHSFAIPELLSTGLQNLSEQEQTDLFTILLTAFKILLYRYTNTEDIITGTTSGKNTLALRTNLSGNPTFLELLQRVQQTLNQALTYKEYPFEIILQEQNLTPLSIFQVGCTKGILSPQFPQVDLHLSFSHLNAEIEGIIDYNSELFNSETIERITGHYQTILQDILTSRNEPINSYQILTQPEITQITQQWNNLSAEYPKDKCLHQLIEEQVERTPDSIAVKFNDQSLTYRQLNNQANQLAHYLQKLGIGPEVRVGICADRSLEIVIAFIAIFKAGGVYVPLDPSYPKDRLAYMIEDSNVPVLLTQTPLVSQLPKTNAQILCLDELLGAGLSINAEENTNLKEPAIAPESQENLITTTTQNNAAYILYTSGTTGKPKAVVAEHGNLMNYILTAQDKFKFESSDIMPCIARFSFSISLLEVLGPWMGGGTSVVISRENVLDMSRLVAGFDSLTNVHLTPSLMRKAVDYINAQNLPPEKFNNIRRVFMGGDTVAPDLIEDVKPIFKNAQIYILYGCSETTTLCSNYPVCRETKAVKNIIGSAFNNVRIRIYDPYQNLVPIGVPGEIYVGGASITRGYANREELTREKYVVIDGERFYKTGDVGRFLNDGKVELLGRTDFQVSLRGFRIEVAEIESVLRQHPDIHDAAVTAREDIPGDKRLVAYIVLEGKKQPKTKELREYLAEKLPDYMIPSVFMVLEALPVTPNGKQDRKGLPQPPLEQERDAETEYIEPRDEVETKLAKIWQNALNINRVGIKDNYFELGGNSLQAVTVFAEIQKEFAKSLPLATLLSAPTIEQIAKILGDEQQNVSWSSLIPIQPKGSKPPLFCVHAAAGNVLFYRDLARLLGEDQPVYGLQAQGLDGIKFPLTCVEEMAAYYLQEIRTLQIKGPYHLAGYSFGGAVAFEMARQLQADGETVGLLALLDSPSPDLLRQGDNNLVSGERLSNHLSNLSQLGMKEKFNYVVDKLQWKVKKYKRKALYRISKMYQKRGHQLPEMVKNQLLTEAHRQAAAKYNPPAYQGTAVLFRASIQPVKYYNKADMGWREFIADGLEIHEVPGKHDTLGTDGVMSLPNVEVLARKLKACLEKVNA; this is encoded by the coding sequence ATGACAGCAACAACCCCAAAAACATCAGCAGCCGAATACTGGAAACAACAACTCACCGGCCCCCTGCCAGTATTGCAACTACCAACCGACCGGCCCAGAACCGCCAGCCAAACCTATCAAAGCGCCACCCATTCCTTTGCCATACCCGAACTACTAAGCACCGGCCTACAGAACCTCAGCGAACAAGAACAAACCGACTTATTCACAATCCTTTTAACCGCCTTTAAAATTCTCCTCTATCGCTACACAAACACCGAAGACATAATCACCGGCACCACCAGCGGCAAAAACACCCTAGCATTAAGAACAAACCTCTCAGGAAATCCCACCTTTTTAGAACTACTCCAGCGAGTTCAACAAACCCTAAATCAAGCCTTAACTTACAAAGAATACCCCTTTGAAATTATCCTGCAAGAACAAAACCTCACCCCCCTTTCAATCTTCCAAGTAGGTTGTACAAAAGGCATCCTCTCCCCCCAATTTCCCCAAGTCGATTTGCATCTTTCCTTTAGCCACCTCAACGCAGAAATAGAAGGCATCATCGACTATAACAGCGAACTCTTTAACAGCGAAACCATCGAACGCATCACCGGCCATTATCAAACCATACTCCAAGACATATTAACCAGCCGCAACGAACCAATCAACAGCTATCAAATACTCACCCAACCCGAAATCACCCAAATCACTCAACAATGGAATAACCTAAGCGCAGAGTACCCCAAAGATAAATGCTTACATCAATTAATTGAAGAACAAGTCGAACGCACCCCCGACTCCATCGCCGTTAAATTTAACGACCAAAGCCTAACCTACCGGCAACTCAATAATCAAGCAAATCAACTCGCTCACTATCTGCAAAAATTAGGTATTGGCCCAGAAGTTCGGGTGGGAATTTGTGCGGATCGTTCCCTAGAAATAGTAATTGCATTCATCGCCATATTTAAAGCGGGAGGCGTTTACGTTCCCCTCGATCCAAGCTATCCAAAAGACCGGCTCGCCTACATGATAGAAGACTCCAATGTGCCGGTATTACTCACCCAAACTCCCCTCGTTTCCCAACTGCCAAAAACCAACGCACAAATTCTCTGCCTAGACGAATTATTAGGGGCCGGTTTATCAATCAACGCCGAAGAAAATACCAACCTCAAAGAACCCGCCATTGCCCCAGAAAGTCAAGAGAATTTAATCACAACAACTACCCAAAACAACGCCGCCTATATTCTGTACACATCTGGCACCACCGGCAAACCGAAAGCAGTTGTCGCCGAACATGGAAACTTAATGAATTATATTCTGACAGCCCAGGATAAATTCAAGTTTGAATCAAGCGATATCATGCCATGTATTGCCAGATTTTCCTTTAGTATTTCCTTGCTGGAAGTATTAGGGCCCTGGATGGGTGGTGGCACTTCTGTTGTCATTTCCCGCGAAAACGTTTTAGACATGAGCCGACTTGTTGCCGGTTTTGATTCACTTACCAACGTTCATTTAACCCCCAGCTTAATGCGGAAAGCCGTTGATTATATCAACGCCCAAAATTTACCACCCGAAAAATTCAACAATATTCGGCGTGTTTTCATGGGAGGCGATACCGTTGCCCCCGACTTAATCGAAGATGTCAAACCCATCTTTAAAAACGCCCAAATTTATATCCTTTACGGATGCAGTGAAACCACAACTCTTTGCTCAAATTATCCGGTTTGCCGAGAAACAAAAGCGGTAAAAAACATCATTGGCAGCGCTTTTAATAACGTGCGAATTCGGATTTATGATCCCTATCAAAACCTTGTGCCGATAGGCGTTCCGGGTGAGATATATGTAGGCGGTGCCAGCATCACACGCGGCTATGCCAACCGCGAAGAATTAACCCGCGAAAAATATGTGGTGATCGACGGAGAAAGATTTTACAAAACCGGCGACGTCGGACGATTTTTAAATGATGGCAAAGTTGAATTGTTGGGACGAACAGACTTTCAAGTATCTCTGCGGGGCTTCCGTATTGAAGTTGCCGAAATTGAATCAGTCTTAAGACAACACCCAGATATTCACGATGCTGCTGTGACTGCCAGAGAAGATATCCCTGGCGATAAACGCTTAGTTGCCTATATTGTTTTAGAAGGAAAAAAACAGCCAAAAACCAAAGAATTGCGGGAATATTTGGCAGAGAAATTACCAGATTATATGATTCCTTCGGTGTTTATGGTGTTGGAAGCATTGCCGGTGACACCAAATGGAAAACAAGACCGAAAAGGGCTACCTCAGCCTCCTTTAGAACAAGAACGGGATGCAGAAACCGAGTATATAGAGCCTCGTGATGAAGTAGAAACCAAACTTGCTAAGATTTGGCAAAATGCTTTGAATATTAATCGCGTTGGTATCAAAGATAACTACTTTGAACTCGGCGGAAATTCCTTGCAAGCTGTAACAGTTTTTGCAGAAATTCAAAAAGAGTTTGCCAAAAGTTTACCCCTGGCAACGCTTCTTAGTGCCCCCACCATTGAACAAATTGCAAAAATCCTAGGGGATGAGCAGCAAAATGTTAGCTGGTCTTCTTTAATTCCGATTCAGCCAAAAGGCTCTAAACCGCCGTTATTTTGCGTTCACGCCGCCGCCGGCAATGTGTTATTTTATCGAGATTTAGCGCGGCTTCTTGGCGAAGATCAACCTGTCTACGGATTGCAAGCCCAAGGATTAGATGGGATCAAATTTCCTCTCACCTGCGTAGAAGAAATGGCAGCTTACTATCTCCAAGAAATACGTACTCTACAAATCAAAGGGCCTTATCATTTAGCAGGATATTCGTTTGGTGGTGCGGTGGCTTTTGAGATGGCACGACAACTACAAGCCGATGGAGAAACAGTGGGTTTACTCGCTTTATTAGATAGTCCATCCCCAGACTTATTGCGGCAAGGCGATAATAATTTAGTCTCTGGTGAGCGTTTGTCAAACCACTTGAGCAACTTAAGCCAACTGGGAATGAAAGAAAAATTCAATTATGTTGTCGATAAACTTCAATGGAAAGTCAAGAAATATAAGCGTAAAGCGTTGTACAGAATTTCTAAAATGTACCAAAAAAGGGGGCATCAATTACCAGAAATGGTAAAAAATCAATTACTAACAGAAGCACATCGGCAAGCAGCCGCAAAATATAATCCACCGGCCTATCAAGGAACGGCAGTTTTATTCCGTGCCAGTATTCAGCCGGTGAAATATTACAACAAAGCGGATATGGGTTGGAGAGAATTTATTGCCGATGGTTTAGAAATTCACGAAGTCCCTGGAAAACACGATACTTTGGGTACGGATGGTGTGATGAGTCTACCAAATGTCGAGGTACTTGCCAGAAAATTAAAAGCTTGTTTAGAGAAAGTTAATGCTTAA